A region of the Oncorhynchus nerka isolate Pitt River linkage group LG26, Oner_Uvic_2.0, whole genome shotgun sequence genome:
tagaaagccgattctagatttgatttttgattggcaatgtttgatatgagtctggaaggtaGAAGGTtcgaagttcctcggcgtacacatcacggacaaactgaaatggtccacccacatagacagcgtggtgaagaaggcgcaacagcacctcttcaacctcgggaggctgaagaaatttggcttgtcaccaaaaatactcacaaacttttacagatgcatccCTTCAGGCTGTATtatcgcctggtacggcaactgctccgcccacaacagtaaggctctccagagggtagtgaggtctgcacaacgcatcaacaaccacccgagccactgcctgttcaccccgctatcatccagaaggtgaggtcagtacaggtgcatcaaagctgggaccgaactgaaaaaaagcttctatctcaaggccatcagactgtaaaacagccattactaacattgagtggctgctgccaacatactgactcaaatctctagccactttaataataaaaaatgggatgtaataaatgtatcactagtcactttaaacaatgccactttatataatgtttacatatcctacattactcatctcatatgtatatactgtactctataccatctactgcatctagcccatgccgttcggccattgctcttccatatatttatatgtacatattcttattcattcctttgttgttgtgaaaatgttatattacttgttagatattactgcatggtcggaactagaagcacaagcatttcgctacactcgcattaacatctgctaaccatgtatgtgaccaataaaatttgatttgaaagcgCTTTGAAGGGAAAAAAGTCTTTATGTTTTCTAccataaacactacaaaacatgAACTTCATCCTCAGAAAATAACCCTAAACAAAGACAATTTTTTTGTTGAACCTGATTCGCAACACATCTATGACATCAGAGGCTGGCTCTACTTTCTGGGAGTGTATTTCCATAGAAGCTGGAAGCGCAGAATAAGGAAGTAGGCCTACCACTTTTTTCATCAGATATTCAACCTCAATGTTTGCATGAGGCTTGTACTGTTAACACTATTTAGCCTATCAAACATCAGATGCAATGAAACTGTCTGACTATTTTACTATTTTGGGAAGCCATTCGAAGAGAAGTCACTTTCAGAGGCTGGAGAATAGTTTGACGACCTTGATGTTTAATCAAGATGTTATTGCTCAGTATTTCAACTGAAGTACACATCCTTATTTTTTTACATCCCAGATGATGAACAACATGCTTCAGACAGATGAGGAAAAGACAAGACATGTTATATCTCTTCAACAATTAACTGTTTGCAgtttccccacacacacacacatgtttattTACAGAAGCTGTACATCCAAAATTTGGAATATTTATGGACTTGAGGATACAGCATTTTCATGGCAGAATGGTATTCAAACTGTCTGTATACTAtagaaaaaaacatatatatgagCTCAAGTccccaaaataaaaaaaattgtaaaaGAAGTGCAAAAGTGTCTACCGTAGAATCACACACAATGATAAGAGCTGTCATTGTCTATTTGCATGGCTTGGTCTGAACAGAAAGCAGTAAGAAAGGGATTTCCGGGTATCGGATATTGTCCTCCCTGTGAGTTGGACAGGACATTTAGAGGTATGTTCCTCATGGAGCTTTGAGGGATCTCAGTCTCCAAACACTTGTTCAGCAGTTTGTCTGAAACCCACTGATCTGGGCTATTTTGTCCCAGGCTCTGTAAAGTCTGATAATCGACGTCACTCGGGGGGAGGCAGCATCCAGGGCCAGGCAGGCCGTGGTAACATGGATTCACATCGTAAATCAGTGGCTCGCTACTGTCCACATCCTGGAAACCCTTAAGTGGCAGTGGCACATCCATGAAGGCATCAGTTCCTCTCTTATTGTCCTTACCGACCGCCTCACTGAAGCTCTGATATCCAGCAACGACACTGATAACATTGTGAGGTTCGGACACATTGCTGTCATTAGAGCCATAGATCAGACTGGTGTCCTCTGCTGACGTGGTAGTCTCTGAATCATCACTGGTGCCATCACACGGGTGATATGAAAACTCGGTTTGCAAGACGGGTGTACAGTTAGTGGACAAGTTAAGGTCTTGTTGACCAGTACCAAGAAACAGCTGTGGATGGGCATTTTTCAACACTTCAGCCTCACCAGAATGGTAGGAGGAGTTACAAAAGAGCAGAGGCTGCTTAGGAAATGAGGATGTCTTGCTTGTTGTTAACTCTTGAATGGAGTTGAGGGGCACTGAGGGGGAGTAGGTAATATTGTTGTAACAAGACGACCCACAAGAGCCTCCAGACTCACTCATAAAATGAAGAGGATTGTAGTCAGATGAACACACACCAATGTCTCTATTTGGCTCAGGGCAGTTCATTTGTGTGCCATCATCTGTCATAGGAGGGGCTAAGAGCAATGACTGAGGATTCTCGTCCAAAGGAACAAGGCTGGGAAAGACTTTGCTCAGGGCCTCTTGAAGATGGCTAATGATCTGCACATTACTAGGTTCAGGGCTCATGGGACATGTGTGGGCATAACCCAGGGAAGATGATGAGTCAAGCTCTGAGCCACTACCTCTTCCACTGCTCCCATCTACTATTGAGGGGTTTGTCCTGTAGGGAAAAGACAAGCGGGCAACTTTCAGTGAATTAAAGCTTATTTTCATTGCAAGGACTTGACTGCCCACGCGAATAGGACTGAACCCGAAGACATGTTTATAGTGCATCTATAAGCTCACCATGTTTTTCCTTCAGTGTCCATTTTTGAAGAATCAACATAGATGGAGGATAAAGGTATTTTGGGAGGAGACAATACCTGTGGTGGAGAACAAACATCACTAAATGCAAATACACAAATGGAAGGAATTACAGTATGAAAGTAATGAAGGTTTACAGTTTATTTAAACATagaatatttaagcaataaggcctgaggaggtttggtaaatggccaatataccacggctaagggctgttctgttctgcacaacgcaacgcagagtgcctggacaaaGCCCGTAGCTGTGGTATGTTGGCCATATAGCTCAAAccactgaggtgccttattgctattctaAACTAGTTACGAATGTAACTATTCTAaaatagtttatttatttattgtcatacccatggtatacagtctgatataccacggctttcagacaatcagaattcagggctcaaaccacacaGTTTATAATTGGAGATAGAGCCTCACCTTAGGCACTCCTGGAACCATATACAAAAGGTCTGGGTTTGAACATTTAGGAATATTATCCCACAACTTGGTTTTGAGTCTGCAGAGGGGGGAAATAGAACGATTTGAAAGCCTATAGGGCCCATATGAAGCTGTATGATAACAAATGTTTGTggaaacagacatactgtcacCTACAGACATGTCAGGACAACTTACCTAACACTGCACCAAAACAAAGCACTTGTGATGATGATAACAGCAATGCAACTGAAAACAATGACAATCTGGAGTACTTTCCGAGATGATGCAGCTGTGGAGCAGAGAAGAATATACAATGAGCTACAAGGTGAAAGTGAAATTAAGGTTTGAAAACCCATGGATGATAAATCTCATTTATTCACTTACGGTTGGTGAATTCCAACTCTTCACTCCAGTCACTGAAACGGCTGCTCATGTCAGTATAGGTTCTGACCTTCAGAGCATAAATGGTGTTTGGCTCCAAGTCTCTGCCAAGTAATTCATGGGAAGTTGTTGAGTCATTTTTGGACACCTGTCGGAACAAAGGAAAGGGCTAGAGGGAATGTTGTCATTGTGATGTGACAGCGAATGGGGGAATGCTGTATATCACCCTCCTTTACCTCATATGTTTCTCCTTTCTTTCTGTAGCTCAATTCGGCAATCAAGTCCTGAGAAAACGGTGCATCATCAGGGTAGTTTGTCTTCCATTTGACCAGGAAATTCCCATTTTCTGTTGGTTTCACCTTTTGGACGGTGGGGGTTTTGGGTTTTACTGTATAGGACAATGACAGGGATGGTTTGACATATCAATCAAATAAACAATGGTTTCATTTCATGCAATATTCTTTATAACAGTAATTCATTTTCAAATAGCAAACTGCATATGTAGATGCAACTCACTGCTGCATTTGATACAGAGGATTTTGGAATTTAGACGCTTCCCAGAATTCCAAAGTGTTGCATTAAACTCCTCCCCAATAACAAGGACCATTGGATCAATAGAGCATCCACATTTGAAAACATCATTGGACCTCTCCTTTTCCTTGAAAGTACAATCATTCTGGCCTCTGGGAAATAAGTTGAATATTAATGCAGATTTGAAATTAAATAGGACTTCTTGGTGAGATTAACATTGACAATAGAAAAACTTAAACAATCATAAACGTACTTATTTTGCGAGCCCAATAATTCCAATGTCATGTAGTATTCAGCACACTTAGACTTGTCAGTTGTAAAATGACAAACCATACTTTTGTCATAATCGTTGAAGCATTGAAGATTTCCGTCACTCATTGCTACAAGTAATTAACAAACAAAAAGCTTGTCAAATGTTAACCACGATCAGGCAAAAATACTGCGGTTAAATCTACTTACATGTTTATAGGCTATAATACAAAAGACTGCTTACCATCATCAGCTATCAAAGTCCCAAAGTTTGTGAATATAATAATCAATAGAAACATTGTTGCTGAATACTTTAGAGTAAACCACACAGTATAATTCAATCTGAAATCGGAAAGAGAAAATGTTTCATGTTAGTGGTTAAATTCCTGCACATTAAAATAGGCTACACGTAGGCTAAATGTGAAGAAGTGACTATTTAATTCAGTAATACGGTTTTTGTGGGTCTGCAGTTGTTGCTTTTGTTAATAGACCTAACTTTCCCACTAGATTCCCTTGATTACATAGAGATATAGCAAATCGAAAGTCACTCACCCACACAATGATATATTATAATTTTGAGGAAGtactcattttttttttaaataacaaagaaaaaacaatgaATCTATAAAACAGTATATAGTCTTCATACGATCTACAGTGGTAACAATCATTTGTCACTTTACACAAATAGAAAGAGTTGCTGTTTTGACAACTACGAATTGCTTACTGGAAATTACAAATCCAATAGGACACACCTTTCATGGGAAGTTCGCCCCCCTTCCTTATATGACCATGTCGCACGCACGTacgctttgtttttgttttatggTTGATTACCAACTTCGAATTCCATCAATGACATCTTAATAATATTGCAATCTTTTTGCAACTTGATCTATTCCCGGGAAGTCCGGTTTCAGATAAAGACAGGGAACACCGAGCCACATAGTTTCCAATCTAAACCATAGCTACTGTACTATGTTTGCCTTTTTGCTTGAGACGCTTTTGGTCTACCAGTCCGCTTGGGGGCGGTAGCACCTTGGCTTCAAGATGGTTTTCCAGAAACACCGTAAACTTAACTACAGAGGAAGAGGTAGATCCGTGCAAGCAGTGATGCCAATTTAGCAATTTTGTTGCTAGATTTAGCAAGTTTTCAGAGTAAGCTGGCAACTTTTTTTTTCAAACAGCACCTAGCAACAAATTATGccacttttaaaaatgtatttggaacttTTAGAAACGTGACTCAAACGCTAAAATACATTTTCCCTCTAAATGACACAAAAACGATTTCTCTCTGTCACAACAAACGTGCCAAAAGTGCATTGTGAGGAACGTCAGCAGCAGGCTTTCAGCTCGTGCAcagcagcaggacagcagcaATTTCAGCAAATTGCAAATCGTTTTTGGCtgactgcagcagcagtagtttgCGTTCGACAAGACAAACCCAATGAATATAGTTGTTCACAAATGTTTGATCTTGAACAgaacttacaacatcaatcaacatgtctCAATCAAAATTGTACAGCCAGAAGTACAGAAAAGAGGGAGTCTGTACCTGAATTTAAAGGGTGGCTGAAGCCAGTAATTGGGGATGATTGTTGGGCATACTGTGCATACTGCAAATGAGATATGCTTGCAAAAATGTATGACATCAAAAAACGTTGTTTTTACAGCAAATGATATAAATAAATCAAAACCGTACAacccatttacatttaagtcatttagcagacgctcttatccagagcgacttacaaattggtgcgttcaccttaagacatccagtggaacagccactttacaatagtgcatctaaatcttttaaggggggtgagaaggattactttatcctatcctaggtattcctgaaagaggtggggtttcaggtgtctccggaaggtggtgattgactccgctgtcctggcgtcgtgagggagtttgttccaccattggggggccagagcagcgaacagttttgactgggctgcgcgggaactgtacttcctcagtggtagggaggcgagcaggccagaggtggatgaacgcagtgcccttgtttgggtgtagggcctgatcagagcctggaggtactgaggtgccgttcccctcacagctccgtaggcaagcaccatggtcttgtagcggatgcgagcttcaactggaagcgagcggaggagcggggtgacgtgagagaacttgggaaggttgaacaccagacgggctgcggcgttctggatgagttgtaggggtttaatggcacaggcagggagaccagccaacagcgagttgcagtaatccagacgggagatgacaagtgcctggattaggacctgcgctgcttcctgtgtgaggcagggtcgtactctgcggatgttgtagagcatgaacctacaagaacgggccaccgccatgatgttagttgagaacgacagggtgttgtccaggatcacgccaaggttcttagcgctctgggaggaggacacaatggagttgtcaaccgtgatggcgagatcatggaacggaaCCCCACAACGCAATCTACATTATCACAGTTGGTTAACAAAGTGGATAACTGCAAAAGAGCAGAAGCTACTATGGCAATGGCCATGGCCATTGCGGAGCATTGTTCGCTGCTAGCATGCGACCATTTAGGTATGGCTTGCAAAGATGCCTTTTCAGATTCTGTGGCAGCAACAAACTTCCAAATGCACTGCACCAAGTGTACAGAAATGATTAGGGGAGTACTGGCTCCTTATTTTCTCAAAAGAGTAACATCAGATGTGGGGGATGAGAAGTTCAGTCTCCTTTTGGATGAGTCCACTGATGTCAGTGTCTCGAAATACCTGGGTGTGGTGATTCGGTATTTCAATGCTAAAAAAGATCTGGCAATGCCAAATCAATAGCAAAGGCGGTAGTTTAGTTTCTTGAGAAGTGTAACCTTAAAAAAGAGAATCTTCAGGGTATTGGCACTGATAATGCGTCTGTGATGACTGAGGTGCACAACAGGGTGCACAAGATTTTAAAGGAAGTATTCATCCTCTGTGTGTGCCATTCTTTACAATTGGCTGTCAGTGCAGCATCCAAAGAAACCACCCCTAGGAATGTTGAGTACATAATCAGGGAAACCTACAACTGCTTTTCGATTTCCCGAAAACGGTGCAAGGTGTACAAAGCAGTGTATGCCACCATTAATTGTGGCCAGAAATCCGTGCAGATCACCAAAGTGTGTGCCACACGTTGGCTATTGATTGAGCCTCCGGTAACTCGTATATTGAGccagtgggaagaactgaaactCCACTTTGAGTTGACCAAGGCCAGTGAGCATTGCTACATGGAGGATGTGCTCCACTCCATGTACATAGACAAGACGAACTATGTCTGTCTACCTGACATTCTTGTAATTAATCCTGTCCGACGTACAAGTTGCAGTGAAGTCATTTGAGAGAGAGCAAACAGATCCTGTCAAGCTTTTGGACAATCTGGTACACCTCTTAACATCAATTTTTTGCAGAGTAGTCAACCATGTGGCAAAAATTGATGTCCTGAAGGATGCCATTGATGGACATCTCAGTCCATCACCATACCTTGGGTACCTTTTCGAGAGCACGGTGTACCAACTCAGTCTtgcgccagaggacaaaaaggtCATTCGGAGACAGTGCATCAACTACATTGTTGCTTTAAGCAAGGAGCTGCAAGCAAGGCTCCCAGACAACCTTGAAGCCTTGTGAAACATGGCCTTGTTCAGTGTTAAGGAAATGCTAAAGCACAATAAAGGCACCACTGAAATTATTAAAGTAGCTGAGCTACTGGGATACCAGCCCCAAACAATTGATAAAATTGTTTCCCAATGGAGATACATCCATCTGTTTAGGTGGGACTCAACTGAAAATACAGTCGAGTTTTGGAGTGAAGTCAGTAACTACACGGACTCTTCCGGGTCAAATCCATTTGAAGAACTGTGCAAAGCTACACTTGCTGCCCTCTCCTTGCCACACTCAAATGCGGAGGTTGAACGGCTGTTCAGTCAAATGAGTGtggtcaagtcagttaagaaatagAATGTCACTGCACACTCTCAACTTCATACTCCTGATGCGGTATGGACTGAAGCTGGCTGATGATACCTGTTACCAGCATAAACTACCAAGTGAAGTTCTGCAGCAGTTTGGCACCACAGCAGCGTACAGCCTTAAGGCCACTCCATCCTCTACTGCTGATTCCAGTTCCGTGACAATGCAGTTGGATAGTGAAGATGAAGAGGATTTGCTTGCCAATCTATGATTCATCATATTTACAGTACGTATGCAAGGAGTGGACTTTCTGGAACCGGCGAAGACACACAGCTGATGGTGGCAGTGTGTACTGCAGTGTGTGTGAGAACAGTGGcaatatctggaggaaaccattGAGCAGCTAGCCAGCCAAGCAGCACAGCAAcctggagagagctggagagagatgcCTAGCGCGCACGTCATTATTTGAGTTAAGTCGCTTGTTCAATAAGATAGCATATATACCATGTTATTAGCTTGTACCTATAATTGTTGATCAGTTAGGTAGCATGTTAACTAACTACCAATACACTGCTTAAAACTATATTTGTTCAGAATGTGTAGGTTTACTTGTTAAaaagaaaataaatcaaatgtaattgTTCAATAATTCAATGTGTtgtgtttaaaaataaaaatatgtgaTCATATAaaatgtgttgtgtttatattacttttataaatacaaaatatatgaTAATAAACAAACAAATCTAAACTAACAAATGTCAAATCATATTTTTCATCGAGATGGCCAGTTAATTTCAGTAAAGTTATTGTGTATGTTACGTTATtacgtaatgacatcacaacgtcATTTAGCAACTTTTAGCAATAAATCGATCCGCCTCTAGCAGCTTCCCTTGAAAATTAGTTGGCAACACTGCGTGCAAGTCTCACGTACAACTCGCgtaaacaaagctagctagctaacttttgaCAGAATTAGAAGCAGTGATGCTAACTTAGCAATTTTGTTGCTAGATTTAGCAACTTTTCAGACTACCCTGGCAACAAATTGAGCTACTttcaaaaatgtattttgaaCATTTAGCAACTTTTGAAAAGTGACTAAAATGCACGCATTTGCCCTCTAAACGACACAAAAACGATTTTCTCTGTcacactcagtcacaacacatgtGCCTGGCTGCAAAAGTGCGTTGTGAGTGAGTCAGCAGCAGGCGCTCAGCTCGTGCACATGCAACAGCAGGCCAGCAAGAGCTGATGCAATTAAAGAACCTTAGAGAAAAAGAGATGATGAGCAAGCTTGACAGTTTTCTAAAGAAAGATAATATATCTGAAGAAGAGGAGTCTGTATTCAAGTCTTTACAACTAGAATTAGAACAGCTTTACACGGATCTGACAAAGGGTGCCTTTGTAAGGTCAAGAACAAAATGGATTGAAGAGGGGGAAAGAAACACTAGTTACTTTTTTGCACTTGAAAAGAGAAACTACAAAAGGAAATGTATAACTGCACTCAAAATTAACAATGTTTTATGCAAAGATCCCATTACAATATCATCATTTGTCAATTCCTTTTATGAAAACCTTTACAGTTCTCAATTTCAGGAAGATGGCTGTGAAAGCTACATTTTCCACTTTTCAGAATAATGTCCCTGTAATTGAGGATGATTTCCACTCAATTTGCGATTCACCTGTGTCAATTGAAGAATTAGAGAGGCTCTGAATTCAATGAAGAAAGGGAAATCACCTGGCCCTGACGGCCTGTCAGTTGAATTCTATAGACAGTTTTGGGAGTTACTAGAAGACCCAATTTTTAATGTTTCAAGATTGCATTAAAATTGGGGAAATGGTCTCCACTATGAAACAGGGCCTTATTTCATTGATTCCGAAGCCCGATAAAGACCCTTCTCTCATTGACAATTGGAGACCAATTActttattatatatttttggtTTATGCCAAAAGATTAAAGAAAGGAATAGATACCATTATAAATGAGACTCAGACAGGATTTATGAAGGGCAGTCACATAAGCTCTAACATTCGTTTAGTCTTGGACCTTATAGATTATTCAGATGCAATTGACTCAGATGCGGTTGTCTTATTGTTTTACTTCTGTAAAGCCTTTGACACAATTGAACATTCATTTCTCTTTAGGTCTCTTAAACTTTTTGGATTTGGTGAATATTTTATCAAAGTAATTTGCATGTTTtacaaaatatataaatagttCTGTGTTACTAAACCTTAATACTTCAAAAAGATTCAGTATCAACAGAAGTGTACGATAGGGATGCCCAATTTCACAATT
Encoded here:
- the LOC115110328 gene encoding uncharacterized protein LOC115110328 isoform X2, with protein sequence MVLVIGEEFNATLWNSGKRLNSKILCIKCSIKPKTPTVQKVKPTENGNFLVKWKTNYPDDAPFSQDLIAELSYRKKGETYEVSKNDSTTSHELLGRDLEPNTIYALKVRTYTDMSSRFSDWSEELEFTNPASSRKVLQIVIVFSCIAVIIITSALFWCSVRLKTKLWDNIPKCSNPDLLYMVPGVPKVLSPPKIPLSSIYVDSSKMDTEGKTWTNPSIVDGSSGRGSGSELDSSSSLGYAHTCPMSPEPSNVQIISHLQEALSKVFPSLVPLDENPQSLLLAPPMTDDGTQMNCPEPNRDIGVCSSDYNPLHFMSESGGSCGSSCYNNITYSPSVPLNSIQELTTSKTSSFPKQPLLFCNSSYHSGEAEVLKNAHPQLFLGTGQQDLNLSTNCTPVLQTEFSYHPCDGTSDDSETTTSAEDTSLIYGSNDSNVSEPHNVISVVAGYQSFSEAVGKDNKRGTDAFMDVPLPLKGFQDVDSSEPLIYDVNPCYHGLPGPGCCLPPSDVDYQTLQSLGQNSPDQWVSDKLLNKCLETEIPQSSMRNIPLNVLSNSQGGQYPIPGNPFLTAFCSDQAMQIDNDSSYHCV
- the LOC115110328 gene encoding uncharacterized protein LOC115110328 isoform X1; the protein is MFLLIIIFTNFGTLIADDAMSDGNLQCFNDYDKSMVCHFTTDKSKCAEYYMTLELLGSQNKGQNDCTFKEKERSNDVFKCGCSIDPMVLVIGEEFNATLWNSGKRLNSKILCIKCSIKPKTPTVQKVKPTENGNFLVKWKTNYPDDAPFSQDLIAELSYRKKGETYEVSKNDSTTSHELLGRDLEPNTIYALKVRTYTDMSSRFSDWSEELEFTNPASSRKVLQIVIVFSCIAVIIITSALFWCSVRLKTKLWDNIPKCSNPDLLYMVPGVPKVLSPPKIPLSSIYVDSSKMDTEGKTWTNPSIVDGSSGRGSGSELDSSSSLGYAHTCPMSPEPSNVQIISHLQEALSKVFPSLVPLDENPQSLLLAPPMTDDGTQMNCPEPNRDIGVCSSDYNPLHFMSESGGSCGSSCYNNITYSPSVPLNSIQELTTSKTSSFPKQPLLFCNSSYHSGEAEVLKNAHPQLFLGTGQQDLNLSTNCTPVLQTEFSYHPCDGTSDDSETTTSAEDTSLIYGSNDSNVSEPHNVISVVAGYQSFSEAVGKDNKRGTDAFMDVPLPLKGFQDVDSSEPLIYDVNPCYHGLPGPGCCLPPSDVDYQTLQSLGQNSPDQWVSDKLLNKCLETEIPQSSMRNIPLNVLSNSQGGQYPIPGNPFLTAFCSDQAMQIDNDSSYHCV